Proteins encoded together in one Antricoccus suffuscus window:
- a CDS encoding PucR family transcriptional regulator — protein MTTTDDGQISLGGDPPPEILRLAAQAAGNLNARQTDITDSMTELLAGIEYLVADQHLRDLMQASIEGNVKTIFHVIANQIPIDHLQASTAAVEYALRLAQRGISANSLIRAYHMGQDNLLAAFFDESQRLDCDADLKVEVMHYVSSVLYQYIDWICVYLLDVYEEEQRRWSTTTGNVSASLIHKILSNEAVNVATFAKETGYSLDQFHVGIVLWTPGADPAHEEVMMLERFARDLATQAQTSSPPIFTAIDRNTGWAWLPMGKTAKTVTVAEIGDLVERTNGGRVSIGLPGYGVSGFRRTHEEAEATKILSLASAGHVPNPVSYGDPGVAIVSVLTRDLDTTRSWIYEVLGPLADNTPSNERLRETLQCFLRTGGSYTQSSELLHLHRNSVKYRVAKALEERGRPLTVDRLDVEVALQACQFLGSAVLHTAK, from the coding sequence ATGACGACGACAGACGACGGTCAGATCAGTTTGGGCGGCGATCCTCCGCCGGAGATCCTCAGACTTGCCGCGCAGGCTGCCGGCAATCTCAACGCGCGCCAGACCGACATCACCGACTCGATGACCGAGCTGCTCGCCGGAATCGAGTATCTCGTCGCCGACCAGCACTTGCGCGATTTGATGCAGGCCAGCATCGAAGGCAACGTCAAGACGATCTTCCACGTGATCGCCAATCAGATCCCCATCGATCATCTGCAGGCTTCGACTGCCGCGGTCGAATATGCGTTGAGGTTGGCGCAGCGCGGCATCTCCGCTAACTCGCTGATTCGCGCTTACCACATGGGCCAGGACAACTTGCTCGCCGCGTTCTTCGACGAGTCACAGCGGCTCGACTGCGATGCCGACCTGAAGGTCGAAGTCATGCATTACGTCTCGAGCGTGCTCTATCAGTACATCGACTGGATCTGCGTCTACCTGCTCGATGTCTACGAGGAGGAGCAACGCCGGTGGAGTACGACGACCGGCAACGTCAGCGCCTCGTTGATCCACAAGATTCTGTCGAATGAGGCGGTCAACGTGGCCACCTTCGCCAAAGAAACCGGCTACTCGCTTGACCAGTTCCACGTGGGCATTGTGCTGTGGACGCCTGGTGCCGACCCGGCGCATGAGGAGGTCATGATGCTCGAGAGATTTGCGCGCGATCTCGCCACTCAGGCTCAGACTTCTTCACCGCCAATCTTCACCGCCATCGATCGAAACACCGGGTGGGCGTGGCTTCCAATGGGCAAGACGGCTAAGACAGTCACGGTGGCGGAGATCGGCGACCTCGTCGAGCGCACCAACGGTGGACGAGTCTCGATCGGGCTCCCCGGCTACGGGGTGTCCGGGTTTCGACGTACTCATGAAGAGGCCGAGGCCACCAAGATCCTCAGCCTTGCGTCGGCGGGTCACGTGCCCAATCCGGTCAGCTACGGCGACCCGGGCGTGGCGATAGTTTCGGTGCTCACCCGAGATCTGGATACCACGCGGTCCTGGATTTATGAGGTGCTCGGCCCGCTCGCCGATAACACCCCTAGTAACGAACGGTTGCGCGAGACCCTGCAATGCTTCCTGCGCACCGGCGGCAGCTACACCCAGTCCTCCGAGCTGCTGCATTTGCATCGAAACTCGGTCAAATACCGAGTCGCCAAGGCGCTCGAAGAACGCGGCCGACCACTGACCGTCGACCGGCTCGACGTCGAGGTGGCACTACAGGCGTGTCAGTTCCTCGGCAGCGCGGTCCTGCACACTGCAAAATAG
- a CDS encoding phytoene desaturase family protein has protein sequence MTNAVVVGSGPNGLTAAIALAEHGIDVRILESRPTIGGGARSSENTIPGLIHDDCSAFHPTGAGSPVMQSMGLDEFGLEWCWPEIDLAHPLDHGRAGILWRDVDRTAQRLGPDGPSWRRLFGALGRDFDDLAEDIFRPIVHIPAHPLKLARFGARSLLPASLFVRRWKTPEARALFGGVAAHAFNPLTTPLSSSVGLLLTAAAHAYGWPVAKGGTGAITQAMAKKLTTLGGTIETGVTVRDIAELDNPDIVMLDTAPDAAIRILGDRLPAHVRHAYSRFRYGPAAFKVDFAIEGDVPWTNELVRRAGTVHVAGEFAEVADAEAKIARHVMPAQPFVLIGQQYLADPSRSVGDINPLWAYAHVPHGYAGDATEAIIAQVERFAPGFRNRIRHTFVRSTADLEAYNANYVGGDISAGRNDALQILMRPRIAPNPYATGVPGVFLCSSASPPGGGVHGMCGANAALAALG, from the coding sequence GTGACAAACGCAGTAGTGGTCGGCAGTGGGCCTAACGGGCTCACTGCCGCCATCGCCCTCGCCGAGCATGGCATTGATGTCCGGATCCTTGAGTCCCGCCCCACGATTGGCGGCGGCGCCAGATCCAGCGAAAACACGATCCCCGGCCTGATTCACGACGACTGCTCCGCGTTTCACCCGACAGGTGCTGGGTCCCCGGTCATGCAGTCGATGGGCCTGGACGAGTTCGGACTCGAATGGTGCTGGCCGGAAATCGACCTCGCACACCCGCTCGATCATGGCCGCGCGGGCATCCTGTGGCGTGACGTCGACCGTACGGCGCAACGCCTCGGCCCGGACGGCCCGTCGTGGCGACGACTATTCGGTGCACTGGGCCGCGATTTCGACGACCTCGCCGAGGACATTTTCCGCCCCATCGTGCACATCCCGGCGCATCCGTTGAAACTGGCCCGGTTCGGTGCGCGGTCTCTGCTGCCGGCGTCCTTGTTCGTACGCCGCTGGAAAACCCCAGAGGCGCGGGCGCTGTTTGGCGGGGTCGCCGCGCACGCATTCAACCCCCTGACGACGCCGCTATCGAGCTCGGTAGGACTGCTGCTCACCGCCGCGGCGCACGCCTATGGATGGCCGGTCGCTAAAGGAGGGACAGGCGCGATTACCCAGGCCATGGCCAAAAAGCTGACTACCCTCGGCGGCACAATCGAAACCGGTGTCACCGTCCGAGACATTGCCGAACTCGACAATCCAGATATCGTCATGCTCGACACCGCGCCCGATGCCGCGATCCGCATCCTCGGCGATCGGTTGCCGGCACACGTGCGACACGCATACTCACGATTTCGGTACGGACCGGCGGCGTTCAAGGTCGACTTCGCGATCGAAGGCGACGTGCCGTGGACCAACGAACTCGTACGCCGCGCCGGCACCGTCCACGTCGCAGGGGAATTCGCCGAAGTCGCGGACGCGGAGGCCAAGATCGCACGACATGTCATGCCTGCACAACCATTTGTCCTCATCGGACAGCAATATCTCGCCGACCCTTCGCGCTCGGTCGGCGATATAAACCCTCTTTGGGCCTACGCGCATGTCCCGCACGGGTACGCCGGCGACGCGACCGAGGCAATCATCGCGCAGGTGGAGCGGTTCGCCCCAGGTTTTCGTAACCGGATCCGGCACACATTCGTGCGCAGCACGGCTGATCTCGAGGCTTACAACGCCAACTACGTCGGAGGTGACATCAGCGCCGGACGCAACGACGCTCTTCAGATCCTGATGCGGCCACGCATCGCACCGAATCCGTACGCAACCGGGGTTCCCGGGGTGTTTTTGTGCTCATCGGCCAGTCCACCTGGCGGCGGCGTACACGGAATGTGCGGCGCGAACGCCGCTTTGGCGGCCCTCGGGTAG
- a CDS encoding phosphoribosyltransferase: MAMKPESTTYADRTEAGRLLSQKLKQYAGLDDVLVLGLPRGGVPVAAVVADAIGAALDVLVVRKLGLPEQPELAMGAIAAVGGSVTIVRDEFVLDRARVTEATFDEVFRAELAELRRREVEYRGERLAPPIRDHRVIVIDDGLATGSTMRAALTLLRQQHPQELVAAVPVGARDSREMLDRLADSVLCLHTPEHFGSVGRWYEKFPQLTDREVQRFLTGS; this comes from the coding sequence ATGGCGATGAAACCCGAGAGCACGACGTACGCCGACCGCACCGAAGCCGGGCGCCTGCTGAGCCAAAAACTCAAGCAGTACGCCGGGCTCGACGATGTGCTCGTGCTGGGGCTTCCGCGCGGCGGCGTGCCAGTTGCCGCGGTCGTCGCGGACGCAATCGGAGCCGCCTTGGACGTGCTGGTCGTACGCAAGTTGGGACTGCCCGAGCAACCCGAACTTGCCATGGGCGCGATTGCTGCCGTCGGTGGTTCGGTCACGATCGTCCGCGACGAGTTTGTGCTTGATCGGGCCCGGGTGACTGAGGCGACCTTCGATGAGGTCTTCCGTGCCGAGCTTGCGGAGCTACGACGCAGGGAAGTTGAGTACCGCGGCGAAAGACTCGCTCCTCCGATTCGAGACCACCGGGTAATCGTCATCGACGACGGACTCGCGACGGGCTCGACGATGCGTGCGGCACTCACCTTGCTCAGGCAACAACACCCGCAAGAGCTGGTCGCAGCGGTGCCGGTGGGCGCTCGCGACTCGCGCGAGATGCTCGATCGGCTAGCCGACAGCGTGCTGTGCCTACACACGCCGGAGCATTTTGGCTCGGTTGGCCGGTGGTACGAGAAGTTTCCACAACTCACCGATCGCGAAGTGCAGCGGTTTCTCACCGGGTCGTAG
- a CDS encoding FAD-dependent oxidoreductase — protein MSDVLVLGSGVIGLTTAIGLVEAGHQVLVRTRELPEATTSAVAGALCGPLIPSGDERLDRWARTSDKRFRELAVSASDVGVRIARGRLVSNFGDEFPPWAADIPGFVPCAGEDKPDGYTLAFWSELPIVDMRIYLRYLTDRYAAAGGLLEVNPVASLSEAAASASIVVNCTGVAARDLADDPLVRPVKGMHVVVANPGIDDFFFEGGTEGQWTSYVSHRDHVLLGGISLEGDSSREPDPAVAEQIRARCIRIEPRLGEADVLGIEVGSRPARDPIRLEEATIGSSRVIHHYGHGGVGVMLSWGGAADVVDMCR, from the coding sequence ATGTCGGATGTGCTCGTACTCGGTTCAGGCGTCATCGGCCTCACCACAGCGATTGGGCTCGTCGAGGCGGGGCATCAGGTTCTAGTCCGGACCCGCGAGTTGCCAGAAGCGACGACCTCAGCCGTGGCCGGTGCGTTGTGCGGGCCACTCATCCCGTCCGGTGACGAACGGCTGGACCGCTGGGCGCGTACATCGGACAAGCGATTCCGCGAACTTGCCGTGTCCGCGAGCGACGTCGGCGTACGAATTGCCCGCGGCCGGTTGGTCAGCAACTTCGGCGACGAGTTTCCGCCCTGGGCTGCGGACATTCCGGGGTTTGTGCCATGCGCGGGCGAGGACAAACCGGACGGCTACACACTGGCATTCTGGTCGGAACTGCCAATCGTCGACATGCGGATCTATCTCCGCTACTTGACCGATCGGTACGCCGCCGCAGGTGGTCTGCTCGAAGTCAATCCCGTCGCAAGCTTGTCTGAAGCTGCGGCGAGCGCATCGATTGTCGTCAACTGCACCGGCGTAGCGGCGCGTGACCTCGCCGACGATCCGCTCGTGCGGCCGGTCAAAGGGATGCACGTCGTGGTTGCCAACCCCGGAATCGATGACTTCTTCTTCGAGGGCGGCACCGAAGGACAGTGGACGAGCTATGTGTCGCACCGCGACCACGTCCTGCTCGGCGGCATCTCCCTCGAGGGCGATTCGAGTCGGGAGCCGGACCCCGCGGTCGCCGAGCAGATCCGGGCCCGATGCATCCGCATCGAACCACGTCTCGGCGAGGCCGACGTACTTGGCATCGAGGTCGGTAGCCGTCCCGCGCGCGACCCGATCCGGCTCGAAGAAGCCACGATCGGCTCCAGCCGGGTGATCCACCATTACGGACACGGCGGCGTCGGCGTCATGCTTTCCTGGGGCGGCGCCGCCGACGTCGTCGACATGTGCAGGTAG
- a CDS encoding anti-sigma factor family protein: MSDKYSTYDAAYLIGALSPEDRRDYEQHLIGCPDCRTALGQISGVPGLLTRMPDIDTLTSDDVPPVPESLLPRLLDAVERRRRRRRWLAAVGGIAAAACLALALVVGLGPQPPAAQLAATPTSSAISAASGPLTASAQLTERAWGTQIKLQCMYSGAAAYPLGPYRLVIIDPSGSNQQIATWNVVPDKEAVVEASTSLTSDQISTLEVRTASNIVVLTLTP; the protein is encoded by the coding sequence ATGAGCGACAAGTACTCGACGTACGACGCGGCGTACCTCATCGGCGCACTCTCGCCCGAAGATCGGCGCGACTACGAGCAACATCTGATCGGCTGCCCCGACTGCCGTACGGCGCTCGGACAGATTTCCGGCGTGCCAGGACTGCTGACTCGGATGCCCGACATCGACACTCTCACGTCGGACGACGTTCCTCCCGTCCCCGAGTCACTCCTTCCCCGACTACTTGATGCGGTCGAGCGCCGTCGCCGAAGACGCCGCTGGCTCGCTGCGGTCGGCGGAATCGCCGCGGCCGCGTGCCTGGCGCTCGCGCTCGTCGTCGGCCTCGGTCCCCAGCCCCCGGCAGCGCAATTGGCCGCCACTCCGACGTCGTCCGCGATCAGCGCGGCGTCCGGACCGCTCACCGCCTCCGCACAACTCACCGAACGCGCTTGGGGCACGCAGATCAAGCTGCAGTGCATGTATAGCGGCGCAGCGGCGTACCCGCTCGGCCCGTACCGGCTCGTCATCATCGACCCCTCGGGCAGCAACCAGCAGATCGCGACGTGGAACGTCGTACCGGACAAGGAGGCCGTGGTCGAAGCGTCGACCTCCCTGACCAGCGACCAAATCTCGACCCTGGAAGTGCGCACGGCATCCAACATCGTTGTCCTCACACTCACTCCATAA
- a CDS encoding sigma-70 family RNA polymerase sigma factor, which produces MITEDAVTTDEVDLMRALHDEHAPALMSYALRLSGGDQGRAEDIVQETLLRAWRRPAVLDQSQRSARGWLYTVAHNVAIDQWRGRKARPEILGQDHLESAIDGTDEIVQAWVVRDALSRLSAAHREVLVECYFAGRTVTQAAARIGVPAGTVKSRLHYALHALRLILNEMGFGQ; this is translated from the coding sequence ATGATCACGGAGGACGCGGTGACGACTGACGAGGTCGACCTGATGCGGGCGCTCCATGACGAGCATGCGCCCGCGTTGATGTCGTACGCCCTGCGGTTGTCCGGCGGGGATCAAGGACGCGCTGAGGACATCGTTCAGGAGACCCTGCTACGCGCGTGGCGGCGGCCGGCCGTGCTCGACCAGTCGCAACGATCGGCGCGCGGTTGGCTCTACACGGTGGCGCACAACGTGGCGATCGACCAGTGGCGCGGGCGTAAGGCCAGGCCAGAGATACTCGGCCAAGACCACCTCGAGTCGGCCATCGACGGCACCGACGAGATCGTGCAGGCGTGGGTCGTGCGCGACGCGCTTTCGCGGCTTTCGGCTGCGCATCGCGAAGTGCTCGTCGAGTGTTACTTCGCCGGACGCACCGTTACTCAAGCCGCTGCTCGGATCGGCGTACCGGCGGGCACCGTCAAGTCACGACTGCACTACGCCTTGCACGCTCTGCGGCTGATACTCAACGAGATGGGGTTTGGGCAATGA
- a CDS encoding cation diffusion facilitator family transporter, whose product MAVDQVEQKSGISLTVVIAFAANLLIAVGKSIAAVVTGSASMTAEAAHSWADAGNEIFLFVAERRGSKPRDERHPMGYGRETYVWSMFAAFGLFTVGAVLSIQHGIESLTADPGPENYPVAYIVLAAAALLEGTSFAQAFREARRGALGADRGTLEHVLESSNPTLRAVFAEDAAALVGLAIAFLGIFLHQMTGIAAYDAVGSILIGVLLGVVAVILIDRNRRFLIGETSGKRSEQAAVRFLLERAEIDRVTYVHLEFVGPSRVYLVAAVDIRGNNDEEHVSTDLRRVERELETHEFIEEAVLTLATKDEKSLPIG is encoded by the coding sequence GTGGCAGTCGATCAAGTGGAGCAGAAGTCCGGGATCTCGCTGACCGTCGTCATTGCGTTTGCGGCCAACCTGCTTATCGCGGTGGGAAAGTCGATTGCCGCTGTGGTCACCGGATCGGCCTCGATGACTGCCGAGGCGGCGCACTCTTGGGCCGATGCAGGCAACGAGATCTTCCTGTTTGTGGCCGAACGCCGCGGGTCGAAGCCGCGCGACGAGCGCCACCCGATGGGCTATGGCCGAGAAACATACGTCTGGTCGATGTTTGCCGCGTTCGGGCTGTTTACCGTCGGCGCTGTCCTGTCGATCCAGCATGGAATCGAGTCCCTCACCGCGGACCCTGGCCCCGAGAACTACCCGGTCGCATACATCGTGCTGGCGGCGGCCGCGCTTCTGGAGGGAACGTCGTTTGCGCAGGCATTCCGAGAGGCACGACGAGGTGCCCTTGGGGCAGATCGGGGCACTCTTGAGCACGTGCTCGAGAGTTCCAATCCGACGTTGCGGGCGGTATTTGCCGAGGATGCGGCCGCGCTAGTCGGGCTCGCGATTGCCTTCCTCGGAATTTTCCTGCACCAGATGACCGGTATTGCGGCGTACGACGCGGTCGGCTCCATCCTGATCGGCGTACTGCTCGGGGTGGTCGCGGTGATCTTGATCGACCGCAACCGACGGTTCTTGATAGGCGAAACCTCTGGCAAGCGGTCCGAGCAAGCGGCCGTACGGTTCCTGCTTGAGCGCGCGGAGATCGACCGAGTGACCTACGTGCACTTGGAGTTCGTTGGGCCGAGTCGGGTCTATCTGGTCGCGGCCGTTGACATCCGAGGCAACAACGATGAAGAGCACGTCTCGACGGACTTGCGTCGGGTCGAACGAGAGCTCGAGACACACGAGTTCATCGAGGAAGCCGTACTGACGTTGGCGACGAAAGACGAAAAATCACTGCCCATCGGTTGA